In one Coregonus clupeaformis isolate EN_2021a unplaced genomic scaffold, ASM2061545v1 scaf0707, whole genome shotgun sequence genomic region, the following are encoded:
- the LOC123485479 gene encoding DNA repair protein XRCC1-like produces the protein MDGAESSSEGSDVEEDEEGEEGKERRTPQKRREEERQPTPRKAPIKEEEDDLYGGSTDADEPEDESGMDTEDELKRVESASRQKKGEKERREVKEEDPFGGSTDENTDAEAEENKPIPELPDFLTGKRFFLYGKFPNNDRRLLLRYIMAFNGAVEDYMSEKVQFVVTSEGWHDSFEDALMENGNLSFVKPTWIFAINDRQKMLPYQPYTVVP, from the exons ATGGACGGAGCGGAGTCCAGCTCGGAGGGGAGCGACgtagaggaggatgaagagggggaggagggaaaagagaggagg ACTCcacaaaagaggagagaagaagaacgGCAACCCACTCCCAGAAAGGCCCCCatcaaggaagaggaggatgatctGTATGGTGGCTCCACAGACGCAGATGAACCAG AAGATGAGTCTGGCATGGACACGGAGGACGAGCTGAAAAG GGTGGAGAGCGCGAGTCGGCAGaagaaaggagagaaggagagaagggaagtGAAGGAGGAGGACCCTTTCGGGGGATCGACGGACGAGAACACAGATGCTGAGGCCGAGGAGAACAAGCCCATCCCTGAGCTACCAG ATTTCCTAACTGGAAAGCGATTCTTCCTCTACGGCAAGTTCCCCAACAATGACAGACGCCTACTCCTGCGGTACATCATGGCCTTCAATGG ggcGGTGGAGGACTACATGAGTGAGAAGGTCCAGTTTGTCGTCACTAGCGAAGGATGGCACGACTCCTTTGAAGAC GCGCTGATGGAGAATGGTAATTTAAGCTTTGTCAAACCCACATGGATTTTTGCCATCAACGATCGACAGAAGATGCTGCCATATCAGCCCTACACTGTTGTCCCTTGA